A genomic region of Bradyrhizobium sp. ORS 278 contains the following coding sequences:
- a CDS encoding DMT family transporter, whose translation MPTVSHSTTPLAWLNNQPYLLLTLASLFWAGNIVLARYVAGHVPPLTLSCIRWIGTFLMLWPFARAHLVRDWRTLLASWPLLLVLALTGFAINNALSYWAMQYTQALNGLLIQSSAPLFVALWSLVLFGVRLTAAQFAGIAMSLTGVLVILLRGDLGALAAIQFNRGDLMFAGALLVFGIYSAVMTRRPAVHQLSLISSCTALGALLLLPLAAWEYTSGFVLQLDLLSILTLGYVVVFASTLAYLSFNRGISLIGPNRAAPFLHLVPLFGSVLAILLLGEELKPFHLAGYALVIAGVIIASRVPLRQPHPTPKP comes from the coding sequence GTGCCCACCGTATCACATTCCACCACGCCGCTGGCCTGGCTCAACAACCAGCCTTATCTGCTGCTGACGCTGGCCTCGCTGTTCTGGGCCGGCAACATCGTGCTGGCGCGCTATGTCGCCGGCCACGTGCCGCCGCTGACCTTGTCCTGCATCCGCTGGATCGGAACCTTTCTGATGCTATGGCCGTTCGCGCGGGCACATCTCGTGCGCGACTGGCGCACTTTGCTCGCGAGCTGGCCGCTGCTGCTCGTCCTGGCGCTGACCGGCTTCGCCATCAACAACGCGCTGTCCTATTGGGCGATGCAGTATACCCAGGCCCTCAACGGCCTGCTGATCCAATCGTCGGCTCCGCTCTTCGTGGCGTTGTGGTCGCTCGTGCTGTTCGGCGTACGGCTGACGGCGGCGCAGTTCGCCGGCATCGCGATGTCCCTGACCGGCGTGCTGGTGATCCTGCTGCGCGGCGACCTCGGCGCGTTGGCCGCGATCCAGTTCAACCGCGGCGACCTGATGTTCGCCGGCGCGCTGCTGGTGTTCGGCATCTACTCCGCTGTCATGACACGGCGGCCAGCCGTGCATCAGCTGTCGCTGATCTCGTCCTGCACCGCCCTGGGCGCCCTGCTGCTGCTGCCGCTGGCGGCCTGGGAATACACGTCCGGCTTTGTGCTGCAGCTCGATCTCTTGTCGATCCTGACGCTCGGCTACGTCGTGGTGTTCGCCTCGACGCTGGCTTATCTGTCCTTCAACCGCGGCATCAGCCTGATCGGACCGAACCGGGCCGCTCCCTTCCTGCACCTGGTGCCGTTGTTCGGCTCGGTGCTGGCGATCCTCCTGCTCGGCGAGGAGCTCAAGCCGTTCCACCTCGCGGGCTACGCGCTTGTGATCGCCGGCGTGATCATCGCGTCGCGCGTCCCGCTCCGGCAGCCGCATCCGACGCCGAAGCCGTGA
- a CDS encoding esterase-like activity of phytase family protein: MHRYLLTTVAVLALGAGAALAQGEGEFPATLAGHAVLPAESFIDAPADAPDDLKTSGKYTTGKRVDTIGSVMGKSFERPTGVSLPFKGQPLQGHSGIKKMADGTFWVLTDNGMGARSNSPDSMLYLNHYKIDWTSGKVERLETIFLHDPDKKVPFRIVHEDTAKRYLTGSDFDTEGFQLIGDNIWIGDEFGPYIIKADKTGKVLAVFETVADGKPVRSPDHWAVQSPGAPGATYTNVNLRRSKGFEGFASSSDGKFIYGLLEGPLWDADKKDWERVDGKEASRILEFDVTAEKFTGRYWQYVFEQNGNAIGDFNMIDPARGLIIERDNGEGTSDKACPQGTRGDNCFPDVAKFKRVYKIELSEANVGKPVRKIAYIDLMKIRDPDKKARKPLNDGVLTFPFFTIENVDRVDDTHIIVGNDNNLPFSSSRDPNKADDNEFVLLEVGDFLKAK, translated from the coding sequence ATGCACCGATATCTGCTTACCACCGTCGCGGTCCTCGCGCTCGGCGCCGGCGCGGCGCTCGCGCAAGGCGAGGGCGAATTCCCGGCGACGCTGGCGGGTCACGCCGTGTTGCCCGCCGAATCCTTCATCGACGCCCCGGCGGATGCGCCGGATGATCTCAAGACGTCCGGCAAGTACACAACCGGCAAGCGTGTCGATACGATCGGCAGCGTGATGGGCAAGTCCTTCGAGCGCCCGACCGGCGTCTCGCTGCCGTTCAAGGGACAGCCGCTGCAAGGTCACTCCGGCATCAAGAAGATGGCCGACGGCACCTTCTGGGTCCTCACCGACAACGGCATGGGCGCGCGTTCCAATTCCCCCGACTCCATGCTTTATCTGAACCATTACAAGATCGACTGGACCAGCGGCAAGGTCGAGCGCCTCGAGACCATCTTCCTGCATGATCCCGACAAGAAGGTGCCGTTCCGCATCGTGCACGAGGACACCGCCAAGCGCTATCTGACCGGATCGGATTTCGACACCGAAGGTTTCCAATTGATCGGTGACAACATCTGGATCGGCGACGAGTTCGGACCCTACATCATCAAGGCCGACAAGACCGGCAAGGTGCTCGCGGTGTTCGAGACGGTGGCCGACGGCAAGCCGGTGCGCTCGCCCGACCATTGGGCCGTGCAGTCGCCGGGCGCGCCCGGAGCGACCTACACGAACGTCAACCTGCGCCGCTCGAAGGGCTTCGAGGGCTTCGCCTCGTCCTCCGACGGCAAGTTCATCTACGGCCTGCTCGAAGGGCCGCTGTGGGACGCCGACAAGAAGGATTGGGAGCGGGTCGACGGCAAGGAAGCCTCGCGCATCCTCGAATTCGACGTCACCGCCGAGAAGTTCACCGGCCGCTACTGGCAGTATGTGTTCGAGCAGAACGGCAACGCCATCGGCGACTTCAACATGATCGATCCGGCCCGGGGCCTGATCATCGAGCGCGACAATGGCGAAGGCACCAGCGACAAGGCCTGTCCGCAGGGCACCCGAGGCGACAATTGTTTTCCGGATGTCGCCAAGTTCAAGCGCGTCTACAAGATCGAGCTGTCCGAGGCCAATGTCGGCAAGCCGGTCCGCAAGATCGCCTATATCGATCTGATGAAGATCAGGGATCCGGACAAGAAGGCGCGCAAGCCGCTCAATGACGGCGTGCTCACCTTCCCGTTCTTCACGATCGAGAACGTCGACCGCGTCGACGATACCCACATCATCGTAGGCAACGACAACAACCTGCCGTTCTCGTCGAGCCGCGATCCCAACAAGGCCGACGACAACGAGTTCGTGCTGCTCGAAGTGGGTGACTTCCTCAAAGCCAAGTAA